Proteins from a genomic interval of Rhodococcoides fascians A25f:
- a CDS encoding DUF7782 domain-containing protein: MTAPTSTPPLIAACSQLREAFERTGYDADGVLTMLGDDAHAALGRSEPVPVRNASRDSGPLGVLVRLFLLVDDCPESDVADAIAPLSVADAVAAGILHRTGSTVRTLLDIRPLDAGHGTRWIVSDPDGSMRVAETAADHVLGVGQASLSLLRGTPTSPVSTVLDVGTGCGVQAVHACGYAEQVTATDISPRSMDLAASTMALNGLDVELLHGSWFEPVAGRRFDRIVANPPFVVGRAEVQHSYRDSGLDLDGASALMIGQAPEHLAPGGTAAILASWVHVRGEDWRTRVASWLPAHGVDAWVVERDVADPALYVGTWMRDGGLDPRDPDAAAVAQSWLDHFAAADVEGIGFGFVYLRRTDTPTDLLAEELTHGFSDPLGNESIEYFARLEWLREHDILDSVLTLDPNTALERVYLPGDEGWAPVAVRVHRGNGPQWQHDVDELGAALLAGLRPDGLPVGELVELLAAAHDEDPEDLAAHAVTMMQGLVRHGLVRPAR, from the coding sequence GTGACTGCACCGACTTCCACGCCCCCGCTGATCGCCGCATGCTCGCAACTCCGGGAGGCCTTCGAGCGAACCGGGTACGACGCGGACGGCGTTCTGACGATGCTCGGCGACGACGCTCACGCGGCACTCGGACGCAGTGAGCCGGTTCCGGTCCGCAACGCCAGCCGAGATTCCGGCCCGTTGGGCGTTCTGGTGCGCCTCTTCCTTCTCGTCGACGACTGCCCCGAGTCCGACGTCGCCGACGCCATCGCACCCTTGAGCGTCGCCGACGCCGTGGCGGCCGGCATTCTCCACCGCACCGGATCAACAGTGCGGACGTTGCTCGACATTCGACCGCTCGATGCCGGACACGGCACTCGGTGGATCGTCTCGGATCCGGACGGCAGCATGCGGGTAGCCGAGACCGCGGCCGACCACGTGTTGGGCGTCGGCCAGGCATCGCTGTCACTTCTCCGGGGGACGCCCACGTCCCCGGTCTCGACCGTTCTGGACGTCGGCACCGGCTGCGGCGTCCAGGCCGTCCATGCGTGTGGCTACGCCGAGCAGGTGACCGCAACCGACATCAGCCCGAGATCCATGGATCTCGCGGCATCGACGATGGCGCTCAACGGCCTCGACGTCGAGTTGTTGCACGGATCGTGGTTCGAGCCGGTAGCAGGACGGCGGTTCGATCGCATCGTGGCCAACCCACCGTTCGTCGTCGGACGCGCCGAAGTGCAGCATTCCTATCGTGATTCCGGCCTCGATCTCGACGGCGCAAGCGCACTGATGATCGGGCAGGCCCCGGAGCACCTGGCCCCGGGCGGCACGGCTGCCATCCTGGCCTCCTGGGTCCATGTCCGAGGTGAGGACTGGCGCACGCGGGTGGCGTCGTGGCTGCCTGCGCACGGGGTCGACGCCTGGGTGGTCGAACGCGACGTCGCCGATCCGGCCCTCTACGTCGGTACCTGGATGCGCGACGGTGGCCTCGACCCCCGCGATCCCGACGCGGCCGCGGTTGCGCAGTCCTGGCTCGACCATTTCGCTGCCGCCGACGTGGAGGGAATCGGTTTCGGCTTCGTCTATCTCCGCCGTACCGATACACCGACCGATCTTCTCGCCGAGGAACTCACGCATGGCTTCTCGGACCCACTCGGCAACGAATCGATCGAGTACTTCGCGCGGTTGGAGTGGCTGCGCGAGCACGACATTCTCGATTCGGTACTCACTCTGGACCCGAACACTGCACTCGAACGCGTCTATCTACCCGGCGACGAGGGTTGGGCTCCGGTGGCGGTGCGAGTTCATCGCGGCAACGGCCCGCAATGGCAGCACGACGTCGACGAACTCGGTGCAGCATTGCTCGCCGGGCTCCGACCCGATGGTCTGCCGGTCGGTGAACTGGTCGAGTTGCTCGCTGCCGCGCACGACGAAGACCCCGAGGATCTGGCTGCGCACGCCGTGACGATGATGCAGGGGCTCGTCCGGCACGGCCTGGTTCGGCCGGCCCGATGA
- a CDS encoding sigma-70 family RNA polymerase sigma factor — MTSPSTTIRPRPTDADLDAQSPAADLVRVYLNGIGRTALLTAAEEVDLAKRIEAGLYAKQVLENTKRLSAVKKRNLAIIVRDGSAARSHLLEANLRLVVSLAKRYTGRGMPLLDLIQEGNLGLIRAMEKFDYAKGFKFSTYATWWIRQAITRGMADQSRTIRLPVHLVEQVNKLARIKRELHQQLGREATDEELSSESGIAVEKIADLLDHSRDPVSLDMPVGSDEEAPLGDFIEDSEATSAENAVIAGLLHSDVRVVLGTLDEREQQVIRLRYGLDDGQPRTLDQIGKLFGLSRERVRQIEREVMVKLRQGDRAEKLRSYAS; from the coding sequence ATGACCAGCCCCAGCACCACGATTCGTCCACGGCCCACCGATGCCGATCTGGACGCCCAGAGCCCGGCAGCCGACCTCGTTCGCGTATACCTCAACGGGATCGGCCGCACGGCACTGCTGACGGCTGCCGAAGAAGTCGATCTCGCAAAGAGGATCGAGGCTGGTCTGTATGCCAAGCAGGTTCTCGAGAACACCAAGCGCCTGAGCGCGGTCAAAAAGCGCAACCTCGCCATCATCGTTCGCGACGGTAGCGCCGCGCGGAGCCACCTGCTCGAAGCGAATCTTCGCCTGGTCGTCTCTCTTGCCAAGCGCTACACCGGTCGCGGCATGCCCCTGCTCGACCTGATCCAGGAAGGCAACCTGGGTCTGATTCGCGCGATGGAGAAGTTCGACTACGCCAAGGGCTTCAAGTTCTCCACGTACGCGACCTGGTGGATCCGGCAGGCCATCACCCGCGGCATGGCAGATCAGAGCCGCACGATCCGGCTGCCCGTCCACTTGGTGGAACAGGTGAACAAGCTGGCCAGAATCAAGCGTGAGCTCCATCAGCAGCTCGGCCGTGAGGCGACCGACGAGGAGTTGTCGAGCGAATCCGGCATCGCGGTGGAGAAGATCGCCGATCTGCTCGATCACAGCCGCGACCCGGTCAGCCTGGACATGCCGGTCGGCAGCGACGAGGAAGCACCCCTGGGAGACTTCATCGAGGATTCGGAGGCGACGTCGGCCGAGAATGCCGTCATCGCCGGTTTGCTGCACAGCGACGTTCGAGTAGTGCTCGGCACACTCGACGAGCGTGAGCAACAGGTCATTCGACTCCGCTACGGCCTGGACGACGGGCAGCCCCGCACTCTCGATCAGATCGGCAAGCTGTTCGGTCTCTCCCGCGAGCGTGTTCGTCAGATCGAGCGCGAGGTGATGGTCAAGCTCCGGCAGGGCGACCGCGCCGAGAAGTTGCGGTCCTACGCCAGCTGA
- a CDS encoding bifunctional acetate--CoA ligase family protein/GNAT family N-acetyltransferase → MARERAETSFPRHWVADVLTSDGGVVHLRPIVPSDSERIVAFHGRLSERTRYLRYFGPYPTMPQRDVLNFTTVDHHDRVAFVAVLGDDIIAVGRYERLPEGDGNSAEVAFVVADAHQGRGLGPILLEHLAGAAAENGVSMFVAEVLAENRNMVTVFREAGYQVSRSFEGGVLRLEFAIDPSEALLSVRNSRERAAEARSVRNVLSPRSVAVIGASTDSSKVGNAVLANLLAGNFTGPVYPVNADHRSVRGVRAYATVHDIPDPVDLAIAAVPADAIDAVLDDCLDKGVKALLVVSGGFGETGPAGQESERRLVLAARAHGMRLIGPNALGVANTDPEFGLNATLAPHLPTPGNVGFFCQSGALGIAILDEAANRRLGLSTFVSAGNRADVSGNDLLQYWDSDPATEVILLYLESFGNPRKFTRIARRVARSKPIIAVKSGRGAVPPAHAIGADIDDSIVRALFAQAGVIQVDTISELFDCAVLFGNQPLPVGPRVAVVGNSTALGVLAVDAARAKGLHASTPIDVGPQAGPENFAEAVSAALATSDIDAVIVVFVPPVAVEVEPFATALGNAVRGSDKPVLSTFLATEGIPDVLAVRGPSGHPIRGSVPSYSSPERAVAALAAAWRYSAWRSRPVSNLVRPKSIDSEGAKNLVERWRSAGNRGRWLSDFETAELLACYGLEVVPFRVVTDEDEAVAAADELGYPVAVKATGERWRHRPDLGGVRLDMADASAVRVAYRNLAADSGEPLLHVQRMAVKGIGCVVRVQDDPSFGSLISFGLAGVISDLLGDRAFRVLPLTEDEAAQLIDAPKAAPLLSGYRNAVPVDKKALIDLVQRISALAEDIPDIREISCEPVLASADGAQITDARVRIGPEPTKADLGPRRLR, encoded by the coding sequence CTGGCACGAGAGCGCGCGGAAACGTCGTTCCCGCGCCACTGGGTTGCCGACGTACTGACCTCCGACGGTGGCGTCGTGCATCTTCGTCCCATCGTCCCGTCGGACTCCGAGCGCATCGTCGCCTTCCACGGGCGACTCTCCGAACGGACGAGGTACCTCCGATATTTCGGTCCGTACCCCACCATGCCCCAGCGGGACGTGCTCAACTTCACCACCGTCGATCACCACGACCGCGTTGCGTTCGTGGCCGTACTCGGCGACGACATCATCGCGGTCGGCCGATACGAACGGCTGCCCGAGGGCGACGGCAACTCGGCCGAAGTGGCCTTCGTCGTTGCCGACGCACACCAGGGCCGCGGACTCGGACCGATCCTGCTCGAGCATCTCGCCGGAGCCGCCGCCGAGAACGGCGTCAGCATGTTCGTCGCCGAGGTGCTCGCCGAGAACCGGAACATGGTCACGGTCTTCCGGGAAGCGGGCTACCAGGTCAGCAGGTCCTTCGAGGGTGGGGTACTGCGGCTGGAATTTGCCATCGATCCGAGCGAGGCACTGCTGTCGGTGCGCAATTCACGTGAGCGCGCCGCCGAGGCCCGCAGCGTACGCAACGTGCTCAGCCCCCGGTCGGTGGCCGTCATCGGAGCGTCGACGGACAGCTCGAAGGTGGGCAACGCGGTGCTCGCCAATCTGCTGGCGGGCAACTTCACCGGACCGGTCTATCCGGTCAATGCAGACCACCGGTCGGTCCGCGGCGTTCGTGCGTACGCCACGGTGCACGACATTCCCGACCCGGTCGACCTCGCGATCGCAGCGGTTCCGGCCGACGCCATCGACGCGGTACTCGACGACTGTCTGGACAAAGGTGTGAAAGCACTGCTGGTGGTGTCGGGTGGATTCGGCGAGACGGGGCCTGCGGGGCAGGAGAGCGAGCGCAGATTGGTACTCGCAGCGAGGGCGCACGGGATGCGATTGATCGGGCCCAATGCGCTGGGAGTGGCGAACACCGACCCCGAGTTCGGGTTGAACGCCACTCTCGCTCCGCATCTGCCGACGCCCGGCAACGTCGGTTTCTTCTGCCAGTCCGGCGCTCTCGGCATCGCGATCCTGGACGAGGCCGCCAACCGCAGGCTCGGACTCTCGACATTCGTCTCGGCAGGCAACCGAGCCGACGTGTCCGGCAACGATCTGCTGCAGTACTGGGACTCGGACCCGGCAACCGAGGTGATCCTGCTGTACCTCGAGAGCTTCGGTAACCCGAGAAAGTTCACCAGAATCGCCCGCCGGGTGGCGCGCAGCAAACCGATCATCGCCGTCAAGAGTGGACGCGGAGCCGTTCCGCCCGCACATGCGATCGGCGCCGATATCGACGATTCGATCGTGCGCGCTCTGTTCGCACAGGCAGGTGTCATCCAGGTCGACACCATCTCGGAATTGTTCGACTGCGCAGTCCTGTTCGGTAATCAGCCCTTGCCGGTCGGACCGAGGGTCGCAGTCGTCGGCAACTCGACGGCGCTCGGTGTGCTGGCGGTCGATGCTGCGCGGGCCAAGGGGTTGCATGCGAGCACCCCGATCGACGTCGGCCCGCAAGCCGGTCCCGAGAATTTCGCCGAGGCCGTCTCGGCGGCACTGGCTACGTCGGACATCGATGCCGTCATCGTCGTGTTCGTACCTCCGGTTGCCGTCGAGGTCGAACCGTTCGCGACAGCTCTGGGAAACGCCGTCCGTGGATCCGACAAGCCCGTGCTGTCGACGTTTCTCGCCACCGAGGGGATTCCCGACGTACTGGCCGTGCGGGGACCGAGCGGTCATCCGATTCGTGGTTCGGTTCCCTCGTATTCGAGCCCGGAACGGGCGGTTGCGGCTCTTGCCGCGGCCTGGCGCTACTCCGCGTGGCGTTCGCGACCGGTGTCGAACCTGGTTCGGCCCAAGAGCATCGATTCCGAGGGTGCCAAGAACCTGGTCGAGCGATGGCGTTCGGCCGGCAACCGGGGACGCTGGCTGTCGGATTTCGAGACCGCAGAACTGCTCGCCTGTTACGGGCTCGAGGTCGTGCCGTTCCGCGTCGTGACCGACGAGGACGAGGCCGTGGCGGCAGCCGACGAACTGGGCTACCCGGTGGCGGTCAAGGCGACGGGGGAGCGGTGGCGGCATCGACCCGATCTCGGGGGAGTTCGTCTGGACATGGCCGACGCGTCCGCAGTGCGGGTGGCGTACCGCAATCTGGCGGCCGATTCGGGGGAGCCACTGCTGCACGTGCAGCGGATGGCGGTCAAAGGAATCGGCTGTGTCGTACGGGTCCAGGACGACCCCTCGTTCGGCTCGCTCATCTCGTTCGGTCTGGCCGGAGTCATCTCGGACCTGTTGGGCGACCGGGCGTTTCGGGTACTTCCACTGACCGAGGACGAAGCTGCCCAATTGATCGACGCGCCGAAGGCGGCACCGCTACTGTCCGGTTACCGCAATGCGGTGCCTGTCGACAAGAAGGCCCTGATCGATCTGGTTCAGCGCATATCCGCACTCGCAGAGGACATCCCGGATATTCGGGAGATTTCGTGCGAGCCGGTGTTGGCCTCCGCAGACGGCGCGCAGATCACCGATGCGCGCGTGCGTATCGGGCCCGAACCGACCAAGGCAGATCTCGGCCCGCGTCGGCTGCGCTGA
- a CDS encoding acetoin utilization protein AcuC, with the protein MSDKATRAAEYIPNRPEDIVVWSEDYLGYRWSDDHPMNPTRLDLTMALATDIGVLAGVELVEPAAAPDSELLRFHTSAYIEAVKQAPSQGPALRDPDDVVHGLGSDDNPVFPQMHEASAMLAGGSLAAAREIASGRARRAVSIGGGMHHAMADWASGFCVYNDAAIAISWLLDNGFDRIAYIDVDAHHGDGVQAAFLGDPRVLTVSLHQHPATLWPNTGWSTEVGTERGEGTSINVPLLPGTADRLWLRAFHAIVPGAVGAFRPQIIVSQCGVDSHREDPLADLALTVDGQNAAFLAMRDLADKHCEGRWLAVGGGGYGLVRVVPRAWTYLIAAALGREIDPTSALPDTWRDRVRTMAPSVDLPQTMGDGGDVDYPAWDGPGGSLAGTDGTDRALERVDSAITATRRAVFPLLGLDPEDPRD; encoded by the coding sequence ATGTCTGACAAGGCGACACGCGCCGCCGAGTACATCCCGAACCGCCCCGAGGACATCGTCGTGTGGAGCGAGGACTACCTCGGCTACCGGTGGAGCGACGACCACCCGATGAACCCCACTCGACTCGATCTGACCATGGCACTGGCCACCGACATCGGAGTGCTCGCGGGAGTCGAACTCGTCGAGCCCGCTGCCGCCCCGGATTCCGAGCTGCTGCGATTTCACACCAGCGCCTACATCGAGGCGGTCAAACAGGCACCGTCGCAGGGTCCGGCTCTGCGTGACCCCGACGACGTCGTCCACGGGCTCGGTTCCGACGACAACCCGGTGTTTCCGCAGATGCACGAGGCGAGCGCCATGCTGGCCGGCGGTTCGTTGGCCGCAGCCCGAGAGATCGCGTCGGGTCGTGCCCGCCGCGCGGTGAGTATCGGTGGAGGCATGCACCATGCCATGGCCGACTGGGCCTCGGGCTTCTGCGTCTACAACGATGCCGCGATTGCCATCTCGTGGTTGCTGGACAACGGATTCGACAGAATCGCCTACATCGACGTCGACGCCCATCACGGTGACGGCGTCCAGGCAGCATTTCTCGGTGACCCCCGCGTACTCACCGTCTCCCTGCACCAACATCCAGCCACGTTGTGGCCGAACACCGGTTGGTCGACCGAGGTGGGAACCGAACGCGGCGAAGGAACCTCGATCAACGTCCCGTTGCTGCCGGGCACCGCGGATCGGTTGTGGTTGCGCGCGTTCCATGCGATCGTGCCCGGTGCCGTCGGGGCGTTCCGGCCCCAGATCATCGTCAGCCAATGCGGTGTGGACAGCCACCGTGAGGATCCCCTCGCGGATCTCGCCCTGACAGTCGACGGTCAGAATGCTGCGTTCCTGGCCATGCGCGATCTCGCCGACAAGCACTGCGAGGGCAGATGGTTGGCCGTCGGCGGCGGCGGATACGGCCTCGTGCGTGTGGTCCCGCGGGCGTGGACGTACCTCATCGCCGCCGCGCTCGGCCGCGAGATCGATCCGACATCAGCGCTGCCGGACACCTGGCGTGACCGAGTGCGGACGATGGCACCGAGTGTCGATCTCCCGCAGACCATGGGTGACGGGGGAGACGTGGACTATCCCGCCTGGGACGGGCCCGGTGGGTCTCTCGCCGGAACCGACGGCACCGACCGGGCGCTCGAACGCGTCGACTCGGCGATCACAGCCACCCGCCGGGCAGTGTTTCCGCTGCTCGGCCTCGATCCGGAGGACCCGCGTGACTGA
- a CDS encoding metal-dependent transcriptional regulator, whose product MKDLVDTTEMYLRTIYDLEEEGVIPLRARIAERLEQSGPTVSQTVARMERDGLLSVAGDRHLELTEKGRSLAVAVMRKHRLAERLLVDIIGLRWEDVHAEACRWEHVMSEEVERRLVAVLNNPTTSPYGNPIPGLAELGLGQSTLAPEALIRLTDVPVGQPTAVVVRRLAEHVQSDPEVIAQLREAGVVPDARVTVEAKPGSVTITVPGHSGVDISDEMAHAVQVKRV is encoded by the coding sequence GTGAAGGATCTGGTCGACACCACGGAGATGTACCTCCGGACGATCTACGATTTGGAAGAAGAGGGTGTGATTCCGCTCCGCGCGCGAATCGCCGAGCGGCTCGAACAAAGCGGTCCCACCGTCAGCCAAACTGTCGCGCGGATGGAGCGCGACGGCTTGTTGTCCGTCGCGGGAGACCGGCACCTGGAGCTGACCGAGAAGGGTCGCAGTCTGGCGGTTGCCGTCATGCGCAAGCACCGCTTGGCGGAGCGACTGCTGGTGGACATCATCGGTCTGCGCTGGGAAGACGTACACGCCGAGGCGTGCCGTTGGGAGCACGTGATGAGCGAGGAAGTCGAACGTCGTCTGGTCGCCGTGCTGAACAACCCGACCACATCGCCGTACGGAAACCCAATCCCGGGATTGGCCGAGCTCGGTCTCGGTCAGTCGACCCTTGCTCCCGAGGCTCTCATCCGTCTCACCGATGTGCCGGTCGGCCAGCCGACCGCAGTGGTCGTACGCCGCCTGGCCGAGCACGTTCAGTCCGACCCCGAGGTGATCGCGCAGCTTCGTGAAGCGGGCGTTGTTCCCGACGCTCGGGTTACAGTCGAAGCCAAGCCCGGGTCCGTCACGATCACCGTGCCAGGGCACAGCGGTGTCGACATATCCGATGAAATGGCACACGCCGTCCAGGTGAAGAGGGTCTGA
- the galE gene encoding UDP-glucose 4-epimerase GalE → MKLLVTGGAGYVGSVCAAVLLERGHDVVVVDNLSTGNRDAVPGGATFVEGDVEDVAAEVLNGGGFDAVLHFAAQSLVGESVVAPDKYWSGNVVTTLALLDAMRASGTPKLVFSSTAATYGEPEKTPITEDAPTRPTNPYGATKLAIDHAITSYASAYGLAATSLRYFNVAGAYNGFGENRVVETHLIPLVLQVALGQREKISVFGTDWPTPDGTAVRDYIHVADLAEAHILAVDAAQPGEHTIYNLGSGTGFSVHEVISSCERVTGLPITVEHAPRRAGDPAVLIASSARAMEELKWSPELTDLDQIVADAWAFLQQLGDRSHAAH, encoded by the coding sequence GTGAAGCTTCTGGTTACCGGTGGTGCGGGATACGTCGGCAGTGTCTGTGCAGCCGTGCTCCTCGAGCGCGGCCACGACGTCGTCGTCGTGGACAACCTGTCCACCGGGAACCGGGACGCTGTGCCCGGTGGTGCCACGTTCGTAGAGGGTGACGTCGAAGACGTCGCCGCGGAGGTGCTGAACGGCGGCGGGTTCGACGCCGTACTGCACTTCGCCGCGCAGTCGCTCGTGGGCGAGTCGGTGGTCGCACCCGACAAATACTGGAGCGGCAACGTGGTCACCACGCTGGCCCTGCTCGACGCGATGCGGGCTTCCGGAACTCCGAAACTGGTGTTCTCCTCGACCGCGGCCACCTACGGCGAACCCGAGAAGACGCCGATCACCGAGGATGCCCCTACCCGGCCGACCAATCCCTACGGTGCCACCAAACTCGCGATCGACCACGCGATCACGTCCTATGCGTCGGCGTACGGTCTCGCCGCCACCAGCCTCCGTTACTTCAACGTCGCCGGTGCCTACAACGGCTTCGGCGAGAATCGCGTTGTCGAGACCCATCTGATCCCGCTCGTGCTGCAGGTTGCGCTCGGGCAACGCGAGAAGATCTCGGTGTTCGGCACCGACTGGCCCACTCCCGACGGCACAGCAGTCCGGGACTACATCCACGTCGCGGACCTCGCCGAGGCGCACATCCTTGCGGTCGACGCGGCGCAGCCGGGTGAGCACACCATCTACAACCTCGGTAGCGGTACCGGATTCTCCGTACACGAGGTCATCTCGTCCTGCGAGAGGGTCACCGGCCTGCCCATCACCGTCGAACACGCTCCCCGACGCGCGGGCGATCCTGCCGTTCTCATCGCCTCCAGTGCACGAGCGATGGAGGAGCTGAAGTGGTCGCCGGAGCTGACCGATCTCGATCAAATCGTGGCCGACGCCTGGGCCTTTCTGCAACAACTCGGCGATCGTTCCCACGCCGCACACTGA
- a CDS encoding DUF4192 domain-containing protein, with product MYTPTNSHDNFHSRRRVRLGDASDLMAAVPAMLGFHPHRSIVLIAVKDGGATVGPTMRHDLVLAGEHIDRRAGSGTRATPEMLDVIGYLAGYCASENVPAVIAVFVDDRLDRTVRGAHLLDVEAVVGELVTTLASFGIELSAALATAEIADSAVWWSVSGPQRHGRISDPSTSPLTVARVLDGYSVRRSRHELAETIAPGPEGTVRAVAAEIARLGRRGRSCTDELTAVLSYVARAPYDTELDPVDIARIAVAIRAVQVRDALLALTLGDDAGFVEEFWAMISRVLPRRERAIAATLLAFGAYVRGDGPMARIAIDAALEADEKYSLARLLDRSLSAGAGPELVREVAESGFACARACGVRLPGDPFGRR from the coding sequence ATGTACACACCGACGAATTCTCACGACAACTTTCACTCTCGCCGCCGAGTGCGACTCGGCGATGCCAGCGATCTGATGGCAGCGGTACCGGCCATGCTCGGCTTCCATCCCCACCGTTCCATCGTGCTCATCGCGGTCAAGGACGGCGGCGCGACCGTCGGTCCTACGATGCGTCACGACCTGGTGCTGGCAGGTGAGCACATCGATCGACGCGCCGGCAGCGGCACCCGGGCGACACCGGAGATGCTCGACGTCATCGGCTACCTTGCCGGCTACTGCGCGTCGGAGAACGTCCCCGCCGTCATTGCGGTGTTCGTCGACGACCGCCTCGACCGGACCGTCAGAGGTGCCCACCTGCTCGACGTCGAGGCGGTGGTGGGGGAGCTGGTCACCACTCTTGCATCGTTCGGGATAGAGCTCAGTGCGGCCCTCGCGACGGCGGAGATCGCCGATTCCGCCGTGTGGTGGTCGGTGTCCGGGCCGCAGCGGCACGGCCGAATATCCGATCCGTCGACGTCGCCGCTGACCGTCGCCCGTGTGCTCGACGGCTACTCGGTGCGACGGTCGAGGCACGAGTTGGCCGAGACGATCGCGCCGGGCCCCGAGGGCACGGTACGGGCCGTGGCCGCCGAAATCGCGCGCCTCGGTCGCCGCGGACGTTCGTGCACCGACGAGTTGACGGCCGTCCTGTCGTACGTCGCGCGGGCCCCGTACGACACAGAACTGGACCCGGTCGACATTGCTCGGATCGCGGTCGCGATTCGCGCGGTTCAGGTTCGCGACGCGTTGCTCGCCTTGACGCTCGGCGACGATGCGGGGTTTGTCGAGGAATTCTGGGCGATGATCTCCCGTGTACTTCCACGGCGCGAGAGAGCCATCGCGGCAACGCTTCTGGCGTTCGGTGCGTACGTTCGCGGCGACGGACCGATGGCCCGAATCGCGATCGATGCGGCCCTGGAGGCGGACGAGAAATACAGCCTGGCGCGATTGCTGGACAGATCGCTCAGTGCCGGTGCCGGCCCGGAACTGGTTCGCGAAGTCGCCGAGAGTGGATTCGCGTGCGCGCGTGCATGCGGCGTTCGGCTACCCGGCGATCCGTTCGGTCGACGCTGA
- a CDS encoding DUF5642 family protein, whose product MSPAARRTRLSIAATSAAIAALALAGCSSTVTGTPEPSAGGTTSSQPGTDLNTLLIDPSSFPAPYDALVLPQQAISQAAPDLSGIPAGAEVSPAGCKPADQDFGPTGTAMIVGTDNDSRSTISIELTAVDEPLSTRMEQLEQCGEVTATKSGATSTVTSTLTPAPPIDADDTLAVRQTVASGAGGDAVTQSMLTLMAQIDNVRVSATFMSFGSETPDAMTLDELFTAAVQKVKQG is encoded by the coding sequence GTGAGCCCCGCCGCACGCAGAACCCGCCTGTCCATCGCCGCGACCTCGGCAGCGATCGCAGCTCTTGCGCTGGCCGGTTGCAGCTCCACCGTCACGGGAACCCCCGAACCCAGCGCCGGCGGTACCACGTCGTCGCAGCCGGGAACGGATCTGAACACGCTGCTGATCGACCCGTCGAGTTTTCCGGCACCGTACGACGCCCTGGTGCTGCCTCAGCAGGCCATCTCGCAGGCGGCCCCCGACCTCAGCGGAATACCGGCCGGTGCCGAGGTCAGCCCGGCCGGGTGCAAGCCGGCCGATCAGGATTTCGGCCCCACCGGCACGGCCATGATCGTCGGCACCGACAACGACAGCCGGTCGACCATCTCCATCGAATTGACCGCAGTCGACGAGCCGCTCTCGACCCGAATGGAGCAGCTCGAACAGTGCGGCGAGGTGACGGCCACCAAATCGGGCGCAACCTCGACGGTGACGTCCACGTTGACCCCTGCACCTCCGATCGATGCGGACGACACCTTGGCCGTCCGGCAGACGGTGGCGTCGGGAGCCGGTGGCGACGCGGTCACTCAGTCGATGCTGACGCTGATGGCACAGATCGACAACGTGCGGGTGTCGGCCACCTTCATGTCGTTCGGTTCCGAGACGCCCGACGCGATGACGCTGGACGAGCTCTTCACCGCGGCGGTGCAGAAGGTCAAGCAGGGGTGA
- a CDS encoding MBL fold metallo-hydrolase, whose translation MSGTFRVQNVVTSGTFSLDGGTWDVDNNIWLIGDDDEVVIVDAAHTAAPIIDAVAGRTVKAVICTHGHNDHVTVAPELADSLDAPILLHPADDMLWEQTHPGVGHSLLEDGQRVTVAGTDIVALHTPGHSPGSTCLYLPEAGELFSGDTLFSGGPGATGRSFSDFPTIIGSIRDRLFALPADTRVNTGHGDGTRIGDEAPHLEEWIARGS comes from the coding sequence GTGAGCGGGACGTTTCGTGTCCAGAACGTCGTCACGTCGGGAACGTTCAGCCTCGACGGCGGCACCTGGGACGTCGACAACAACATCTGGCTGATCGGCGACGACGACGAGGTGGTGATCGTCGACGCCGCCCACACCGCAGCACCGATCATCGACGCCGTCGCCGGCCGCACGGTCAAAGCCGTCATCTGCACGCACGGACACAACGACCACGTGACCGTCGCCCCCGAGCTGGCCGACTCCCTGGATGCGCCGATTCTGCTGCATCCCGCCGACGACATGCTGTGGGAGCAGACGCATCCGGGCGTCGGTCACTCGCTTCTCGAGGACGGCCAGCGCGTCACCGTTGCGGGAACCGACATCGTGGCGCTGCACACGCCCGGTCATTCACCCGGATCCACCTGTTTGTACCTGCCCGAAGCGGGGGAGTTGTTCAGCGGCGACACCTTGTTCTCCGGCGGCCCGGGAGCCACCGGACGGTCGTTCTCGGATTTCCCGACCATCATCGGGTCGATCCGCGACCGCTTGTTCGCGCTGCCCGCCGACACCCGAGTCAACACCGGACACGGTGACGGAACCCGCATCGGCGACGAGGCACCACACCTCGAGGAATGGATCGCCCGCGGCAGCTGA